DNA sequence from the Pseudomonas fluorescens Q2-87 genome:
AGGGGAGTAAAGACCCGAGTTCGACTCTGCGCCAGCCTTGGGCATTCGTCGGTTTCGCCGCGTGTTTACGGCCGTTCGACCCGCTCGCGCGCAAACCGCTCTAGGCCATGATGTCCGGGCAGGCTATCGTGAGGGTTCTGACTGAGGAACTTCGATGACCGTTGCCATCTCTTCGCGTACGCCCCAACAAGCCCTGGCGGCCGTGCTTGACCGTTATGCCCCGCAAACGCTGCTGTTGATCGGCGCCGACAGCTTCCCCGCGCTCGAAGCCTTCCAACAGGCGCATCCAGCCACCGAAGTCGTGCATACCGGCCCCGGCGCGCTGCCGGCGGACGTAGCGGCACGGCGTTTTGACCTGGCCCTGGCGCTCGATTGCCTGGAGCATTTGCCCAAGCGCGACGGTCTGAACCTGTTGGGTGGCATCCGCAACCTGAACGCCAGCCGTATCGCCGTGCTGGCGGACCTGAACGCCTGCGGCTGGCAGGAAACGGACTTCTTTTCCCTGGCGTTGCAGGCCAGCGAACGGTTCCAGCGCCAGGATCAGGTCTTGACCCTGTTCACCTACGATCTGCTTGAATACAAACAAGTCCCCGACTGGCTCAACTCCCGTTTTTGGGCCAACCCGGAAAATTTCGGAAAATACTGGTGGTAGCCTTGAACACAATGCACGCACCCATTTGCCCTTGCGGCAGTGGCAACCCACTGCCAGCCTGCTGCGGCCATTACCACGACGGCCATCCGGCGCCCTGCGCCGAAGCCCTGATGCGCTCGCGCTATAGCGCCTATGTGTTGGGTCTGGTGGACTACTTGGTGCACACCACGCTCCCGGCCCAGCAGGACGATCTCGACCGCCAGTCCATCAGCGAGTGGAGCGCCAACAGCACCTGGCTGGGGCTGGAAGTGGAAAGCAGCGAGGTCTTCGGTGGCCAGCCGGAACACGCCTTCGTCACTTTCACGGCCCGCTGGCATGACGGCCAGGGCGAACACAGCCACCGCGAACAGTCTTCATTCGTACAAAACGGCGGGCACTGGTATTTCATCGACCCCACCGTATCGGTCAAGGCCGGACGCAACGACAGCTGCCCGTGCGGCAGCGGACAAAAATTCAAGAAGTGCTGCGCAGGCTACTTCGCGCGCTAATTTCGGAAACGTCCGACGCCCGTCCGCTCTCCAGCGGGCTAGACTGGGGGAAACCAGAGGCACGGATATGAACCATTCACCCTTGCTATTGCGCATCGCTTGCCTGCTGCTGTTCGTCGGGCTCGGCGGCTGCGCGTCATGGCAAGGCGAAGAGGCCCCGGAGCCGCAGGTGCATCTGGTCAAGGTCGAGGTGGTGCGGGCTCGGCTCCTTGAGCAGAAGTTCATGCTGCACTTTCGCGTCGACAACCCTGCCGACAGCGACCTGACCGTACGCGGCCTGACCTACCGCATTCATCTGGGAGACCTGCTGTTGACCGAAGGTGAGCATGAGCATTGGTTCACCGTGGGCCCCAGGCACAGCGCCTTCTTCAAAGTACCGATCCGTACCAACCTGTGGCCGCAAGTGCGGGAGGTAGTGAAACTCCTGGGCAAACCCCGACAGGAGATCCCCTATCGTCTGGAAGGTGAGCTGGAAACCGGATTATTCATCGCCCACTACGTGCACCTGGAGCGCAATGGCGTGATAATCGCCGCCGATTTAATTGCGGAGTAACCCCGATGACCCAGCAGCCTCACGTCCACGGTCCTGATTGCAATCATGATCATGACCATCATCACGACCATGACCACGGCCATGTCCATGGCCCGAACTGCGGCCACGCCCACCAGGAACCGGTGCGCAACGCCCTGAAGGATGTCGGTCGCAATGACCCTTGCCCATGCGGCAACGGCAAGAAGTTCAAGAAGTGCCACGGGGCTTGAGGGTCCGGGCGAAGAACTTCTTCGCCTGCTAGGCCGTTATCGCGAGCAAGCTCGCTCCCACAGGGGATTTGAGGTGAGGCGATATTTAATGATCGCCGAAGAATCAATGTGGGAGCGAGCTTGCTCGCGATGAGGCCGGCACATTCAGTGCCGACCTGTCAGCCCGCCTCCAGAATCCGCCGCACACTGCTCACCGTCGCATACTCGCCGTGCAAGTTGCCCAGGGACATGGCATGCACCTCGCTGGCCGAGCGGGCATTGCCGAAATAGTCGGCCTTATCAAAAGTGAAGCAGGCGTCTTCGGCCACCCAGGTGTCGAATCCCAGGTTGCC
Encoded proteins:
- a CDS encoding LEA type 2 family protein, whose translation is MNHSPLLLRIACLLLFVGLGGCASWQGEEAPEPQVHLVKVEVVRARLLEQKFMLHFRVDNPADSDLTVRGLTYRIHLGDLLLTEGEHEHWFTVGPRHSAFFKVPIRTNLWPQVREVVKLLGKPRQEIPYRLEGELETGLFIAHYVHLERNGVIIAADLIAE
- a CDS encoding YchJ family protein — protein: MHAPICPCGSGNPLPACCGHYHDGHPAPCAEALMRSRYSAYVLGLVDYLVHTTLPAQQDDLDRQSISEWSANSTWLGLEVESSEVFGGQPEHAFVTFTARWHDGQGEHSHREQSSFVQNGGHWYFIDPTVSVKAGRNDSCPCGSGQKFKKCCAGYFAR
- a CDS encoding SEC-C metal-binding domain-containing protein, with product MTQQPHVHGPDCNHDHDHHHDHDHGHVHGPNCGHAHQEPVRNALKDVGRNDPCPCGNGKKFKKCHGA
- a CDS encoding DUF6231 family protein; the protein is MTVAISSRTPQQALAAVLDRYAPQTLLLIGADSFPALEAFQQAHPATEVVHTGPGALPADVAARRFDLALALDCLEHLPKRDGLNLLGGIRNLNASRIAVLADLNACGWQETDFFSLALQASERFQRQDQVLTLFTYDLLEYKQVPDWLNSRFWANPENFGKYWW